In the genome of Candoia aspera isolate rCanAsp1 chromosome 1, rCanAsp1.hap2, whole genome shotgun sequence, one region contains:
- the LOC134506947 gene encoding NACHT, LRR and PYD domains-containing protein 12-like: NGEHDNGFDELRYSFDQPQEYFCTDPWKEEPVRIFLGSLFQKKLLPESYLIITTRPTALEKLHRCLEHPRYIEILGFSTKEREEYFYNFFENKDQAAQAFRLVKQNDTLFTMCVIPLVSWIVCTVMKQEMGRGKDLQKTPYTLTAIYMLYLSSLFKFHHKESKQDVQINVKGLCSLAAEGTWKREILFMEEEVKKHSLDQEDSLPLFLNQNIFKRGIDCIQTYSFIHLSFQEFFAALFYVLEEGEEQHSENLNRNLETLLERHTSSRLDFAVGFRFLFGFLNEEKRMMELKKEFGWKISPKNKEFLLDWMKNNIKKGRIASRLQKAMFTYLYETQDANFLKTALCDMTAINYHCKSDLEVMILAYCLQHCQNLEDIVVKGPRFPNEEEREFFPQGNE; encoded by the coding sequence aacggcgaacatgacaatggGTTTGATGAATTAAGGTATTCCTTTGATCAGCCTCAAGAGTACTTTTGCACTGATCCCTGGAAGGAGGAGCCAGTGAGAATTTTTTTGGGCAGTTTATTTCAAAAAAAGCTTCTTCCCGAATCCTATCTTATAATCACAACAAGACCAACTGCTTTGGAGAAACTCCATCGATGTTTAGAGCACCCACGTTATATTGAGATCTTGGGGTTTTCtacaaaggaaagggaagaatatttctacaatttttttgaaaataaagaccAAGCAGCTCAAGCTTTCAGATTGGTTAAGCAAAATGATACGCTTTTCACCATGTGTGTCATTCCCCTTGTGAGCTGGATCGTCTGCACAGTGATGAAACAAGAGATGGGGAGAGGCAAGGATCTCCAGAAGACCCCGTACACCCTCACTGCAATCTATATGCTGTATCTCTCCAGCCTGTTCAAGTTTCACCATAAAGAATCCAAGCAGGATGTCCAAATAAATGTGAAAGGCTTGTGCtctttggctgcagaaggaacCTGGAAACGGGAAATCCTGTTTATGGAAGAAGAAGTCAAGAAGCACAGCTTAGATCAGGAAGACTCCCTCCCCCTCTTTCTGAATCAGAACATCTTCAAAAGAGGCATTGATTGTATTCAAACCTACAGCTTCATTCACTTAAGCTTCCAGGAGTTTTTTGCTGCTTTGTTTTATGTTCTAGAGGAAGGAGAGGAGCAGCATTCTGAAAATCTGAATAGAAATTTGGAGACCCTATTAGAAAGACATACATCTTCTAGACTGGATTTTGCAGTAGGATTTCGCTTCCTCTTTGGTTttttaaatgaggaaaaaagaatGATGGAGTTGAAAAAAGAATTTGGATGGAAAATTTCTCCTAAGAATAAAGAGTTTTTATTAGACTGgatgaaaaataacattaaaaagggAAGAATTGCTTCCCGTTTGCAAAAAGCAATGTTTACTTACTTATATGAGACACAGGATGCCAATTTTCTAAAAACTGCATTGTGTGACATGACTGCAATAAATTATCACTGCAAATCAGACCTGGAAGTGATGATCCTGGCGTACTGTCTACAACACTGCCAGAATTTGGAGGATATCGTTGTTAAAGGCCCCCGATTTCCaaatgaggaagagagagaattcTTTCCACAAGGAAATGAGTAA